The Elgaria multicarinata webbii isolate HBS135686 ecotype San Diego chromosome 7, rElgMul1.1.pri, whole genome shotgun sequence nucleotide sequence attattattcaaagtaTAATGTGAAATTTCTCTAGATCAGTATAAATGTAAATTAAACCAACACAgccaagttaagcacttttaaatctaattgatttcaatgggaaaaacAAGTGTCCACTTAACTCTACCATTAAAATCAAGGGGACATAATGATGGATTGTGCTCATAATATAGCAGTTGCATGgtattacttttttaaatgaCATAAAAAGGTAATGAGATCACTTTACAACTGGGCAATATAACAGTACATGTAAGTAGTGCAATGAAAGAAAATAGCATATGATTTGGGAAGATCCTGTGATGCAATGTGAGCAACAACGGAATTCTATACAAGTCTATCTAAAAGAAAATCCAtttgagttcaatagggtttatGGCCAAAAGACAGAGgggatataggactgcagccactGAAAATAAACAACCCTGCCGTTATATAGTAATATCTAGCTCTACATCAAACAAGGGAagggaaaatggggggaaagaaaaagaaaacgtgCTTTGTGAAGCAGAATCAAGacagttttgtaaaccaccacAGATATGTGAAATTTCTGACAAGATAAATAAGGACATATAAGATCAAATGAAAACATAATTCATCTAAAATCATTGGCTCACCTGGATTAAGATCGGGTCACCGTTTTTCAAATTTAAATCTTCACTGGATAGCATAGAATCAGATACCTCACAACTCTGAGGTTTGCTCAGCGTATTGGAATAATTTGCCTTAGAAATATTAAACTGGCTCTTCCTAGAGTCTGCGGTCAGAGAAACCTCATGGCAGTAAGAGTGAAGAAAGGCTCGGACTCCATCAATACCCACAAACTGTGAGACAGGGACACTACTGAATTTCAAACTCCCTGAATCAAACAGCTGTGAAGTTCTCCACCTGTGAAGTCTGACTGCCAATAACGCAAGGAGGAAGGTGAAGAACAGGCAGGAGACAAAGGCCACTGCAATCACCAGGTAGAAGGTGAGGTCAGACTGGGGATCTACAGGAGCTGAGATGCTGCTAAGATCTGAGAGGATTTCTGGGATGTTGTCAGCCAGCACTATGGTGACAGTGACTGAGGCAGAAAGAGGTGGCTGTCCATTGTCCTTCACTAACACCACAAGCGTTTGCTTAAGGGTGTCTTTCTCCAGAAAAAAACGAGCTGTCCTGATCTCTCCAGTGTGGAGTCCCACGGTGAAGAGCCCTGGCTCAGTGGCCTTGGTCAGCTGGTAGGAGAGCCAGGCATTCTGGCCAGCATCCGcatccactgccaccaccttaGTGACCAGGTAACCCGGCTCGGAGGAGTGAGGCGCTAGCTCTATCCCAGTGGAGCCatcggtgggaggggaggggtacaagATTTCAGGAGCATTGTCGTTCTGGTCCAGGATGAAGAGAGTCACTGAGACATTGGAGCTGAGAGGTGGGGAGCCTCCATCCTGGGCCTTGACCTGGAACTGGATCTCTCGAAAGTCTTCATAATCAAAGGAGCTCAAGGCATAGACAACCCCAGTCTCAGAGTTAATGGACAGGTAGGAGGAGAGAAGGGAGTTACTCGTCTGGTCTTCGATGATGGAATACAATATTCTGGCATTCTCCTCCCAGTCTGCATCATTGGCTTTTAAGGAGAAGATCAGGGATCCTCTTGGGTTATTCTCAGCCGAGTAGAAAGTATAATCTCGTTCTTCAAAAAGCGGTGGGTTGTCATTTGTGTCTAAAATGTGTAGTGCAATTACTGTGGCCGTAGAAAGAGGAGGCATTCCATGGTCACTAACGGTGACAGTAATATTGAAGGCTGACACCTCTTCTCTGTCAAGGGCATCATGTGTCACCAAACTGTAAAAGTTATCAATTGACTTCTTCAGCTGGAAAGGGAGGATGTTGGGGACTGTGCATGTGACCACCCCGTTGACGCCGGAATCTCTGTCTCGTACATTTAAAATGGCAATGACAGTTCCGGGTGGTGAATTTTCGAGAATGGCATTGTTGGCAAAGGTAATTGCTAATTCAGGTGTGTTATCATTCAAGTCTGTAACAGAGACCACAACTTTGGATCTGTCACTCAGCCCTCCACCATCCATGGCTTGTACTTCAAATTCATAGAAAGAGGATTCCTCATAATCAAGGTTGCCTGTGAGAGTAATCTCACCCGTTGTGGAATTAAGGAGAAACATTGGGAAATCAAGTGCTGTCGGTTTTTTGAGGGAGTATTTCACCTCTCCATTGATTCCCTCGTCTAGATCAGTGGCACTTATGGTAACTATGGTGGATCCTTTAGGAATATTCTCTTTGACACTCACTTCATAGACAGGTTGGGTAAAAACTGGTGCATTGTCATTTGCATCCAGAACTTTGACTTTGATTTGCGCAGTGCCAGATCGGACAGGATCGCCTCCATCAGTAGCTGTGAGAATTAGATCATAAGCTGACTGCTCCTCTCTGTCCAGAGGTTTTTCCAATACAAGCTCAGTATTTCTGATACCATTTGGTCCTATCTGCACATCCAGAGAAAAATGGCCACTGCCTGTGAGTTGGTAACTCTGTATAGAATTTATCCCCAGGTCTGGATCTTGCGCTTCAGGAAGAGGAAATAGAGTTCCTATTGTAGATGCTTCACTAATTTTCATAACCTGTTCCCCTACAGGGAAGTGGGGAGCATTATCATTTAAGTCTGTGATTTCTACTTCAACTCCATAAAGCTTTAATTTACTTTCAAGAAGAACCTGAAACGTTAAAATGCATTTCTCTGCCTCTCCACAGATTTTCTCTCTGTCAATTCTCTCAGAGGTTTGCAAGTGGCCATTGTTGACATTCAAAGCAAAATACTGAATCATACCTACATTGGGAACAATGCGAAGTCCGTGGTCTGAAAGCTGCTTGCCATCCATTCTCAGGTCCTTTGCAATATTCCCCACAAAAGAGCCTTTATGCATCTCTTCAGGAATGGAATAGTGGATCTGCCCAGAAACTGCCTTCCAAGCAAACATCACGATGAGGCATTGGAGGATTCCCTGTTTGCAGCTCCGTGGCCTCCGAGTGTCTTCCATGGTCTTGCAGCAGGATAAAGGGCACTGGTCCTGGCTCAAAAGAAATGTATCCAATTTTCAATTTTCCTAAGCGAAAGTGCTTCTATCACATCAGTCCGCCTGTTCTTTCAGTGATTTTGAGCAACACGGGATGGGCTGGAgagttttcctttctcttccttatTGGTGAACAGTGACACCCAGAGGATCAACCCCAAACTGCACAAGACCACTTTCAAATATTAAATTACATTTTATCACATTAGACCTAAACCAAAAAAGTGGGGATAATATCCCATCCCTTGTAGGAAGAGAACTGCCAAAATGCAAATACAGCTTGAAGGCTCCTGTATATATTATCCATGTCCACTGTTTTCCCCCATCAAGATTTACCCACTCAGGCTAAGTAAGGGCTTGACTGCTTTTGTTTCTCAAATGATCAGAAGTTAGGATGCTTAATGAATGATTCATGGCATATCTACATGTATCTATAAAAGAcccagagagaatcatagaatcatagaagagtggagttgggaggggcctataaggccatcgagacaaaccccctgctcaatgcaggaatccaccctaaagcatccctgacagatggttgtccagctgcctcttgaaggcctctagtgtgggagagcccacaacccccctacgtaactggttctattggcgtactgctctaacagtcaggaagagacAAATTTTTATGTATCTATGAAAGACCCAAAGAGAGACACATATTCCTCATTGCACCCCTTCATTGGCCATTAAGTCTGGATTGGGGTTATATAACAATCATACAGTGCCTTACTGTAATACTAGTGCATTTTCTTGTTTGGTGTGCTTCACTGGGTGGGATGAGCATCATCTGAATATGGGACAACTTGGTTCTGTAGCCAGCATGGACCTGAGAAGCACCTTTACAACTGATGGGCCTTCTTGCTCCTTAAGCAGGAGATGTGGCCGCCCTGCAGAATTCAGGGTGCTCCACGTTCCACCCAGTCACACCTTGAGTTCTTTCCATCAGCCCCACGGCCTAATCTCCATCTGTCACAACAACTCTGTAGCCAAATCTTTCTTACAAAAGAACCAAGTCGGGTTATTCTCAAAACTTTAGAGACAAAACACTGAAATAGCTACATATTCAGTTACATTAATAAgttaaacagagaaaaatgagctccccccctccccatgccatgTGGCCCAGTGATTTCAGCACCCCACTTTCCCATAGGTTTACCAGAATACAAGATAAGCCAATCGGCATCGACATGACTCAGATCCAGCCTCCTCTACCGACAATTCTGCCTCTTAAGCACTGCTAAAGGCCTCCCCTTCACTTGCTACAGAGTGGTAGTGGTTCAGCACTACCTCTCATCCCACCTCAATGGCCATGTGGCATGAGATAAAGGCAAAAGATTATCTGGGTTGACACCCGGAATTTTTACTGAAACCATCAAAAGAGTGATTACATTAAAATTACTgcatacagaaaagaaaatgaaactcACCGTGCCTTCAGTCACCTTTTCAGTATACGAATGCCCATTCTCATTGAACATCAAAGAAATGTCCGATTTGCCATTGCAAAGGATATTCCCTGCTACCTGGACACTGGGTTGCAGGAAAGTCAACTCATTCCTCCTCGATTCAGAGGACAGACAGACCTGGTAGGAATACGGCAAGGTCCCATCCTCATAATTTGGTGGGAATATGGCACCAGCCTTTGAATGAGGATCAGGAATAAAACACTGAAGGAAAGGGGGATTCTTTGACCTTCGAAGTTTCATCATGATGGTCAATATCACCGTCACTAGGAACAGAAAGGACACTAGAGCCAATGCCAATACCAAATAGAACTGTACATCGGGCTGAGACACTGTGTCATCAGGTTGGGAATTCATTTCTGGGAGAGCCTCCTGAAAGTTCTCAGCAAACACCATGTTCAGAGTCACAGTGGCTGAGAGAGGAGGAAGTCCACTATCCTTCACCATGATGACCAGCCTCTGCTTCACAGCATCTCTCTCAAGTAGCTCCCGGGCTGTTTGGACCTCTCCTGTGTGGGAGCCGATAGTGAAGAGGGAGGGCTCGGTGGCCTGCAGGAGGTGGAAAGAGAGCCAAGCATTGTGCCCAGAGTCAGCATCCACCGCCACCACCTTCGTCACGAGATAACCTGGCTCAGCTGACCGAGGCACCATCTCAAAGAAAGATGAACCCTCCGCTGCTTGGGATGGGTACAGGATCTGGGGAGTGTTATCATTCCTGtccaacacacacactctcaccgTGGCGCTGCTactgaggggtggggagcctccATCTTGGGCCTTCACTTGGATCTGAAACTCCCTGAATTGCTCATAGTCGAAGGAGCGCTGAGCATAGAGGCTTCCAGTCTCAGAGTTAATGGAGATATAGGAGGACAGAGGCAGATCCTCAATGTTGCTCTTGAGAATGGAGTAAGTGATTTGGGCATTGCGTTCCAGATCTGGGTCAGAGGCCTTGACGTGGAAAATGGAAGCTCCAGATGGGTTGTTCTCTGGAAAGTAGGCGGTATAGGAAGATGTTCCAAAGGTGGGAGGATTATCATTGATATCTGAGATCTGTATTGAGATGGTtttgtgtgtggagagaggaGGTGTGCCTTTGTCTGTGGCTGTGATTGTAATATTATACTCCGGGGTCCTTTCTCTGTCAAGCGGACCTTCTATGAGCAGCTTGAAGTAGTTATCTGAAGATGAGACTATCTGGAATGGTACCAGTTCTCCCAGATGACAAGTGACTTCCCCATTCTCTCCAGAATCTGTATCATGAACTTTGATGAGAGCAATCACACCTCCAGGAGCAGCACCTTCTGGGACTGGACTGGACACAGAGGTAAGGATCACATCTGGAGCATTGTCGTTCTCATCAAGAACCTCAATCTCCACATTGCAATGTGCCACCAATCCACCTCCATCACTTGCCTGTATTATCATCGCATAGTTTCTTCTGTCCTCAAAATCGATACTTTCCATAAGTGTCATTGTTCCATTTCTGGGGTCCAGATGAAATTTCTTCTGGGCGGTATCTTGGATTTTGCTGATAGTATATGTGATTTCAGCATTTGACCCTTCATCGCTGTCAGAAGCTTTAACTTGAAGCACAGATGTTCCTCTGGGTGCATTCTCTTTCAAGCTTACCTTGTAGGTTGACTGGGAGAAGATAGGAGGATTGTCATTTATATCAGTAATATTTACTCGTATATTGGCAGTCCCAGTTTTTACTGGATCTCCTCCATCTACTGCTTTAAGGaccatatggtgtgtgtgtttcttttccctGTCCAGTTGATCTTGCAATATTAATTCTGCATATTTGCCACCATCTTTGCTCTCTTGAATTTCTAGCTTAAAATATGGAGTTGGGCTCAAATGATAATTTTGGAGGGAGTTGATTCCAATGTCCTCATCTTCAGCATTTCCAAGAAAAAATCGAGCTCCTGGCAAATTAGACTCACTCAATTTAAGATTAATATTTTCTGTCTGGAAATGTGGGGCATTATCATTAATGTCTTGGATAAAAACATTTACATGGAAAATATTCAAAGGATCTTGAGCTACAACTTCTAATTTTATGACACACGTAGATGATTTTCCACAAATCTCTTCCCGGTCTATCCTGTCCTTCACATACAGGTTGCCATTTTGTTCATTCAAAGCAAAGTATTGCTTTCCTGAAGAGATACCAAGCTTGCGTTTTGACAGCTCTCTGACATCCAGTCCCAAATCCTTAGCAAGGTTCCCCACAAAGGAGTCCTTCTCTGTTTCCTCTGGAACTGAATAGTGGACCTGCTCAGATACCACCCAGCAGAATGGAGACCAGAATAGGAACAGAAACAGCACTTGCCTTCTGATGGCTTCTCTTGTTCTCCGTGTGAGCCCTCCTTCCATCGTTGTCATTGCCTGTCCTCTTTTCTTTCCTCCACTTCCACTTGGATTTTCAAGGCTCCCAGTTCTTTCTAGTAAGATGCTAGAAATATGTAGTTCTTTTTAGCAGGTCCTTTGGAAATTTAGAGCTTTTCTTTCTGGACTAGCTTTTCAAAATTAAATGTTCAGCTGCATCTCCTTACTGATCTGCTGAAATGTAATAGAGGGGAGATTGCTTCAAGAGCCTCAATTGCTAATCCATGGCTGCTCCCTTGTTGTCCAACAGCGACACTCTGAGTCCACATGCTGAACTGCTGACCATATTTCTTATAAGTctattctgcattttatttcaaaggtaataggttcatttttttttaaaaaaaaaactttcttccaTGCTTATCCAGCTTCATTTCAGTGTGTTTTGCTGAGTAGATGCTATATACTTAATTTAGTTACACTATAATAAAAGTCCAGCTATTCAGTATGCAGGCCAGTGGTGTCCACGTTTTATCCCCATCCTATTTTATGTCATTTTTattacatctaaaaacaacaacacgatgAGAAAAAATAGAGAAGAGAGGTTTCTAATGCGTATGCCTGCCAAAGGTTGAATGTCTTTGTGCCATTTCTACAGCCTCTGTTCTACAGCACATGTACCAGTTCATTCATACATGTAATCATCTATACTGTTTATGAAGTGGAGAAGAGGATGCTGGCCCCTTCCAACATTCTATTTATCATAGAATTactgaatagcagagttggaaggggcctgtaaggccatcgagtccaaccccctgttcaatgcaggaatccaccttaaagcatccctgacatgtggctgtccagctgcctattgtatgcctctattgtgggagagcccacaacctccctaagtaattggttccattgttgtactgctctaagagtcaggaggtttttcttgatgtgcagccagaatctggcttcctgttactttaactaattattctgtgtcctgcactctgggatgatcaagaagagatcctgaccctcctctgtgtgataatctttcaagtatttgaagagtactatcatgtctcccatcaatcgtctcttctcaaggctaaacatacacagctctttcatagggcttagtttccagacccatgatcatcctcgttgccctccatggaactccctccagcttgtctgcatccttcttaaaatgtggtgtccagaactggacgcagtactctagatgagtcctaaccatttctgagtagaggggaaccagtaccttgtgcatttggaagctacacttctattaattcagtccaaaataacatttgcttttttgcacccacatcacactgttggctcatattcagcttgtgatctacaacaattccaagatccttcttgtttgtagtaatgctgagccaagtatcccccatcttgtaactgcatttgatttctttttccttggtgtagaacttggcattcatccctactaaatttaattctgttgttttcagctcagtactccagcctatcaagatcactttgaagtttgtttctttgttccagggtattagctatcccacccaattttgtgtcatctgcaaatttgatcagcgttccctgcacctcctcgtccaaatcattaataaaaatgttgaagaggactgggcccaggactgggccctgtggtaccccactggttacctccccacagtttgagacaCATGGTATAACACATTGCACACAGATGCCTGTAGGCAaaatcccccccatttttttgacGAGAAAAGCTGCATGAATCAGAAAGCTGCAGAATGCacatatggctacactcagcttttgcttcctttaaaatcaagaactcaagtatgacgtggtcacttcccCCAGAGATTCCATAACTGCCTGTAGGCAAAatccactttatccactaagtcattcctattggtcagtatcaagtcaaggaaagccaatcctctagttcctttctccactttctgtaggagaaagttatcaaccacacacatttggaatttcttggagggacCACATTTGGCAGAATCTGTCTCCCAACATATATCGGGGTAATtaaagtcccccattactactacatcatacttccttgaaacactggcaattcgCTTATCAAAAggttcatcctcatcttctccttcattgggtggtcagtagtagactctatcatgctccttttattccttgccccatttatatTAATCCAGATGATCTTAATGGGGccaccaggctcatcctcctgtatttctgtgcaggaatatgtatttcttctgttctttttgaacaagttatatcatTTGATTGCTGTATTCCTgccatgggagtcatcccactaaGTTACAGTTATATCTATCAAATCATTAGGGGTGTAGACTTCtcaggtttttttgtgggggaggggcatgGGGTTAAACTTGGAAAAGGGCagctaggcttatttgtttacattgtttagggctgtgcacggaccccctgatccgctctggatcccgattcGCAACTTTTGGATCAGATCTGCTCTGCTTTGGGACAATCTGCCTCCAGTCCGCTCCGCTTCGTGgtggatccagatccagatctccgcctttcccccatagacttgcattgaaaatgtaaaatgcctataatttttttagtgttcaagttagaaacatgaaaatgggcaccaggagagcttctaaatagatccttaggcatggccactttgaaggaaatcggatcatgctctgatttttggtgaatttttaaaagaccccccatttacagaaatgcatgtatctctgtcatttttccagatacacacatgcaccagggcaccaggagagcttccacatagatccttattcatgcccattttgaaggaaatccaatcatgccctgattttgggtgaatttttaaaattaaacctaaatcagaatcttcctctcaggtaaccacgtcaaaaatgaacacagggaacttcaagatagaaaattattaaactgggtgagcgtacagcacatagctgttcatgggataaacaactcagaccttgcgttgccacgcttgggtcgcaatacttctaaatacttaatttctttcatgccatccactcatttcaaagtgcta carries:
- the LOC134401297 gene encoding protocadherin gamma-A4-like isoform X20, with the protein product MKISEASTIGTLFPLPEAQDPDLGINSIQSYQLTGSGHFSLDVQIGPNGIRNTELVLEKPLDREEQSAYDLILTATDGGDPVRSGTAQIKVKVLDANDNAPVFTQPVYEVSVKENIPKGSTIVTISATDLDEGINGEVKYSLKKPTALDFPMFLLNSTTGEITLTGNLDYEESSFYEFEVQAMDGGGLSDRSKVVVSVTDLNDNTPELAITFANNAILENSPPGTVIAILNVRDRDSGVNGVVTCTVPNILPFQLKKSIDNFYSLVTHDALDREEVSAFNITVTVSDHGMPPLSTATVIALHILDTNDNPPLFEERDYTFYSAENNPRGSLIFSLKANDADWEENARILYSIIEDQTSNSLLSSYLSINSETGVVYALSSFDYEDFREIQFQVKAQDGGSPPLSSNVSVTLFILDQNDNAPEILYPSPPTDGSTGIELAPHSSEPGYLVTKVVAVDADAGQNAWLSYQLTKATEPGLFTVGLHTGEIRTARFFLEKDTLKQTLVVLVKDNGQPPLSASVTVTIVLADNIPEILSDLSSISAPVDPQSDLTFYLVIAVAFVSCLFFTFLLALLAVRLHRWRTSQLFDSGSLKFSSVPVSQFVGIDGVRAFLHSYCHEVSLTADSRKSQFNISKANYSNTLSKPQSCEVSDSMLSSEDLNLKNGDPILIQQAQPNTDWRFSQAQRPGTSGSQNGDENGTWPNNQFDTEMLQAMILASANEAAAAAAANPDGNSTLGAGATAGTMGLSTRYGPQFTLQHVPDYRQNVYIPGSTATLSNSSGKRDGKPAASGGGNKKKSGKKEKK
- the LOC134401218 gene encoding protocadherin gamma-B5-like, encoding MTTMEGGLTRRTREAIRRQVLFLFLFWSPFCWVVSEQVHYSVPEETEKDSFVGNLAKDLGLDVRELSKRKLGISSGKQYFALNEQNGNLYVKDRIDREEICGKSSTCVIKLEVVAQDPLNIFHVNVFIQDINDNAPHFQTENINLKLSESNLPGARFFLGNAEDEDIGINSLQNYHLSPTPYFKLEIQESKDGGKYAELILQDQLDREKKHTHHMVLKAVDGGDPVKTGTANIRVNITDINDNPPIFSQSTYKVSLKENAPRGTSVLQVKASDSDEGSNAEITYTISKIQDTAQKKFHLDPRNGTMTLMESIDFEDRRNYAMIIQASDGGGLVAHCNVEIEVLDENDNAPDVILTSVSSPVPEGAAPGGVIALIKVHDTDSGENGEVTCHLGELVPFQIVSSSDNYFKLLIEGPLDRERTPEYNITITATDKGTPPLSTHKTISIQISDINDNPPTFGTSSYTAYFPENNPSGASIFHVKASDPDLERNAQITYSILKSNIEDLPLSSYISINSETGSLYAQRSFDYEQFREFQIQVKAQDGGSPPLSSSATVRVCVLDRNDNTPQILYPSQAAEGSSFFEMVPRSAEPGYLVTKVVAVDADSGHNAWLSFHLLQATEPSLFTIGSHTGEVQTARELLERDAVKQRLVIMVKDSGLPPLSATVTLNMVFAENFQEALPEMNSQPDDTVSQPDVQFYLVLALALVSFLFLVTVILTIMMKLRRSKNPPFLQCFIPDPHSKAGAIFPPNYEDGTLPYSYQVCLSSESRRNELTFLQPSVQVAGNILCNGKSDI